The Amia ocellicauda isolate fAmiCal2 chromosome 16, fAmiCal2.hap1, whole genome shotgun sequence nucleotide sequence ATAagatatatataagtatataagcACTCACAAAATGCTAGATGGGCTGTATCTTTGAAGGGTGCTCTTATGATGGTAAAATAACAGTGTACCCTTTGCAACCAGGGAGATATGTGCTTTGGGCCTGTGAGTTGCAGCCTCTATTTCAGCTCAGGATTTATACAAATATAGTTTATGATTATGCAGTATCCTAGATGAGGTCAAGAGACATGGCACAagggaaaaagaagaaaagcaaaacaaagcacCAAGGCCATTTCAGTCTGAATGTCAGTTCACTGTCTGCAggccactgttctttttttccctcccccaaaaaaaagattttccCAGCAAATTACTGAAGCAATAGTTTGGACATTGTAAGTGAAAGCCAAGTAAAAGCCACAATTACAGAGCACAGTAATCCCTGTGTCTAGACCCGGTTTCCTGGCAGCCCAGTGGTCTTGTTGCAGACTGCAAGGCTTAAACCATGGCCTCGTCAGGACTGTGCAGGGatgagtacatttttttttatctcctcTGGAATGGGTACGCAATGGTTGTGCGTGTGTTGGAAGTGTGTTTCTAAGCTGGGTTGGGGTTTCTTGTATACAAATCCTGCCAGTGACGCTGGAATGCCATGCGACAAGTTATCCAATATCGTAAGCCCACCCACTCGGAGTCTAAAGCACGCTTGAGCTGATGCTACAGCGAAAGTGAACACACATTCTGTCATCATGCTATCCGAAAGATGTTTATTTGGCTTCAAAACTTGCTTGAGGAAAGGGGAAATTGCAACACTGACAGCGGGAAATGACAAGATTTCTTGTAAGTAATATATCTGAGCAAGACTGTTCCACAGAATAACACAAGGTTTTCTATCATGGTGTCTTGCAAAATGTCCACCTTGAGGCGTTCTAATATTACAGTAATGCTGACCTACGCAAATCTGTAGTTTGCATAACTGCCTCTCCAATCACGGATGTTTTTCAATACATAcatcacaaattgatgttgtaAGCAAATTGAAGGTGTAGTACATGAAGTATTAGATTATTCCTGGCATTGGGAGTCCTGACTTGTGGCTGATTCTGTCACGGCCATTGAATGTGGAGTGATGTTTCTTTCCTAGCCCTCTTTCTTTTGGAGAATATTTAATATGGCTCACatggtttcctttttttccaGGTGTAGCTATACCCATGGCCACCAGCGCTGTTCCCAGTGACAATCTCCCGACCTACAAACTGGTGGTTGTGGGAGATGGAGGCGTGGGGAAAAGTGCTCTTACTATTCAGTTTTTCCAGAAGATCTTTGTGCCCGATTATGACCCAACTATAGAAGACTCTTACTTGAAGCACACAGAGATTGATGGTCAATGGGCAATTCTTGATGGTAAGCCTTCCAAAAGCTTTGCATTGGTATCCCTTTAGTAGGACCCAGTTTTACACATTAACTTTAAACACAgatgtaattttgttttctgaatgcTGCAGCGAATTGTCCTTTTTTcctcaaacaaagaaaatgagtAATTTATGTGGATTTGTGACTCATGTTCAGGAAATACCTTTGTTTAGGATCTGAGCTAGAtcactgaatttaaaaaaagaattgcATCACCCTGTGGCAAGTGAAGCATAAACCGACAGGCTGTGctgaatttgtgtttttaaatgatgaAAACTAGatcaaagagcttttttccccccatacgACAGAAGAACAGGGGGATTCTGGAACATTCAGTACTCTGAATTACAAAAACAGTGGCTTTCATtttcatcctttttttttttttttttggaagatgtccagtcTCTCACTGTCTCTTCTCTTTGGCAACATTTTTAACAGCTTAGACAAGAACATTTGTTAGAACTATACAAGatgctgttatttttaaaatatgcagCGTACCCTTCCCCAGCTGCCTTATTTCAGGTATGAAAGACCCCCCTCGTATCCACAAAATATAATCCACAGAATAAAGAGAATTCTGTTCTAACTTCAAAGAGATGAGAGGGAATTCAGACTGAAGTGCAATGATTTGTACAGTTATGAATAATTCCTGCGATGAAGCTGTATCTTTTCCTTCGTGTGAAGTCCTGTAATAACTAGTTTCCTCCGGTAAGAAGACATGTGTCCGtcctgtttgtgtatgtgtcctCTGGTCTCTTACCGCTGTGGGCTTTGTATCTTCCTCAGTTCTTGACACGGCCGGGCAGGAGGAGTTCAGCGCGATGAGAGAGCAGTACATGAGGACCGGGGACGGCTTCCTCATCGTGTTCTCGGTGACGGACAAAGCAAGTTTCGAACACGTGGACAGATTTCACCAGCTCATTCTCCGAGTTAAAGACAGGTGAGAATGTGTGATCTGTGTTTATTTGAATAATCAAGTTCTGTGCACTGGCtgaaaaatgaatgcataaatgAATCTGTTGTGGTGTAATTGATATAATAACCCCAAAATATAGAATGACTGTGGAAATGTTGTGAAAATATTTACGTTTAAAGGGGAAATGAAGAAGCATCCGAATGGCTTTTCAATTCTTCATATGGACTTTTAAGTCTATTTGCATACTTTTCACACAACTTTCTCCTCAATGTATAACTAATTCAGCTACTGACATGTATGcaaattatgtacatttaagATGCCTATTAAGTTTTTCTCCTTCTATTCTTCAATCATTAGGATACATTGAGTTTGAGTTTAAGCCAGAGGAAACATTAAGAAAATATTCTAGCCATTCCAATGATAGATAAATAAAGTCCATCCCACATCCCAAAAGCAAGATGCCCTATGATCAAAAAGTGATCATTGTGAGCAATTAATTGTAGTCTGATATGCAATATGTAGAAATAAAATTTGAGCCTCATggtgatttgaaaataataagatTAGCAAATATGTTCTGTTTTA carries:
- the mrasa gene encoding ras-related protein M-Ras yields the protein MATSAVPSDNLPTYKLVVVGDGGVGKSALTIQFFQKIFVPDYDPTIEDSYLKHTEIDGQWAILDVLDTAGQEEFSAMREQYMRTGDGFLIVFSVTDKASFEHVDRFHQLILRVKDRESFPMILVANKVDLVHLRKVTSEQGKEMAAKYNIPYIETSAKDPPLNVDKAFHDLVRVIRQQIPEKSQKKKKKTKWRGDRSTGSHKLHCAIL